The Ricinus communis isolate WT05 ecotype wild-type chromosome 8, ASM1957865v1, whole genome shotgun sequence sequence CTCATATTTATCACCTATGTACTAAAGATTCTATAGAAGCAGAAGCAGATAAAAGCCACCTTTTTTCATGCAAATACTTCACTTCAGAACAACTGCTGCATTTCTCAGTGCAAGATATCTCTGCACATAATCATTTGGAAGTGATCTAACAAGCTTGAAGACATCAGCACTAGCATAACGCAAGTTAGTCCTTGGGTCAGAGTAAGGTGCCTGCAAATAACAATATCAATATTATGTTCAGGAAAAATAACTATACAAAATGAAGATAAGGGTTTCATGAAGCAAGTAAATAGGTATAAAGTTCCATATCATTTTAAATAGGATTCGAAATTAAACTAGTTATCATAACACCTTAAATGTGCCTCTCTGATGGAACTGAAGGACTCAAGCTGACGAAGAAGAGCTAAACTATATTCATTACTTTGGCTTGGCACCGAAAACTTAACAAGCTGAGCAACAGCTCAGGTTCCAAGTTCAAACTGAAATTAACTCGAGCACAAGCAAAAGCAATTGAAACTCTAGTAACCTTCAAACATAAGAAAGTTGAGAAGTGAAACAATGAACTATTGGATGTCACACAGGCGCTTCAGATATAAAACTGACAGGTCTTCTTCCAAAGTTTTTGTGGAAGTTTCGATCAGGTTATATATTGACTTCAATCCCTCACACAATCCTAGTTTCTAGTAAAAAACTTGTAATACTCTTGACAGTTAAAGGGCCTAGTTACTGATCCTCAATGATGATAGCCATTGTGCCCATGAATATCAAAACCAAAAATAAGTCAACATGCTGTGATGTAAAAATGCTCTACTCAATCATGCAAAAAAGAAGGTGAATTGTTAATATACGTAGAACAATCATCAAGAGACTCTACTCAAGGAGCACCTAAACCAAAAATCTTACAGATTAAAACACTTGAGGGATTGTTATTCTAGCCTCCGAAAGTGGACTAAAAGGAATGTTTTGATCCATTAAATTTCCACCAGTGTCAAAAGCAATGACAAATGTAAGATTGGCTCTATCTTATCATGAATGCACTAAAGACAACCCATGAATGAATCTAACTTTCTCAATGGAGAGAGGCACAGACACATACCTCAAATCCAGTTATATCACAGATTCTCTTGCATGGATGCATGGAGGGTGGGGACTCAATATTAACATCTGcattagatatatataaatttaggcTTTTAAAGAAACCCAGTTCCATATCAACAAAGAGAAATACATTAAGAAAACTATCAATGTCAAGGCCTTTTTGGCTATGTTTCAACAGTTCAAATCCTTAgagatttcttttaaaagaagaaaaaaacaaaagagagaTGGT is a genomic window containing:
- the LOC8283657 gene encoding INO80 complex subunit C; the protein is MEAEVIKAELVLPTHLSFKKIQMYEKYPKGQARGRHWKHLKQILQAENYQNYPPDEPNYVNIESPPSMHPCKRICDITGFEAPYSDPRTNLRYASADVFKLVRSLPNDYVQRYLALRNAAVVLK